Genomic segment of Hymenobacter aquaticus:
TGGAAAGCGGGGCCGTGCAGGGCCAGCAGCCGGCCATCGTGTGGCTCAGCTACAACATTCACGGCAACGAGGCCGTGTCGTCGGAGGCCGTGCTGGCGGTGCTCCACGACCTGGCCGACCCCGCCAATACGGCGGCGCAGCAGTGGCTGCAACACGTGGTGGTGCTCGTGGACCCCTGCGTGAACCCCGACGGGCGCGAGCGGTACGTGCAGTGGTACAACCGCAGCCGCAACCAGCAGCCCAACGCCTCGCTCTACGCCTGGGAGCACCACGAGCCCTGGCCCGGCGGCCGCTACAACCATTATTTCTTTGATCTGAACCGCGACTGGGCCTGGCAAACCCAGCAGGAAAGTCAGCAGCGGGTGGCGCTCTACAACCAGTGGCTGCCCCAGGTGCACGCCGACTTCCACGAAATGAGCCTCGACGACCCGTACTACTTTTCGCCGGCCGCCAAGCCGTTTCACGAAGACATTACGCCCTGGCAGCGCAGCTTCCAGAACGTCATCGGCGACTACAACCGCCGGGTGTTCGACCAGAACAACTGGCTGTATTTCACCCGCGAAACCTACGACCTGTTCTACCCCAGCTACGGCGACACTTACCCCAGCTTCAACGGGGCCATCGGCATGACCTACGAGCAGGGCGGATCGGGCCGGGCCGGCATCCGGGCCGCCAAGGCCGACGGCGACACCCTGACCCTGGCGCAGCGCATTGCCCACCACCACGCCGCCAGCCTGGCGACCATTCAGGCCGCCTCGGAGCGCCGTGCCGAGCTGGTGGCGGAGTTTCAGAAGTACTACACCGCCGCCCGCACCAAGCCCCGCGGCCAGTACAAAACCTACGTGCTCAGCAGCAGCGGCGACCCGGGCCAGCTGCGCGCCTTCACTACCTACCTCGACCGCCAGCAAATTCGCTACGGCTACGCGGGCCGGCAGCAGCGGGTGCGGGCGTTCAGCTATGGCACCGGCACCACCGAAAACGTGCAGCTCCAGCCCCAGGACGTGGTGGTGAGCATGTATCAGCCCAAATCGACGCTGGTAAAGGTGCTGTTTGAGCCCCGGCCCGCGCTGGAAGATTCCCTGACCTACGACATTACCGCCTGGGCTTTGCCCTACGCCTACGGGGTGCAAAGCTACGCGCTATGGTCGCGCCTGGACCCGCAGCCAAGCGCCAGTGGTAACAGTGCGCGGGCTACCCCGGAAGTGGGCAAAGAAACCGGTAAGCCCTACGCCTACGTGTCGCGGTGGAACAGCGTGCAGGATCTGCGGTTTCTGAGCCAATTGTTGCAGCAGCGCGTCAAGGTGCGGGTGGCACAGCGGGCTTTCGAGGCGGAAGGGCAGAAGTACCAGCCGGGTACCCTCATTATCACCCGCACCGGCAACGAAAGCCTCGGCCCGCGCTTCGACCAGCTGGTGCAAGCTCAGGCTGACTCGGCCGGCGTGCGGGTGCAGGCCGTGGGCTCGGGGTTTTCCACCAGCGGTGCCGACCTGGGCTCGGGCTACGTGCGGCCCGTAAGCCGGCCCAACGTGGCCGTGGTGGCCGGCGAAGGAGTGGCCCCGACGGCCTTTGGCGAGGTCTGGCACTTCTTCGAGCAGCAGCTGGGCTACCCCGTCACGGTGCTGGGCACCGACTACCTGCGCACGGTGCCGCTGCAGAAGTTCGACGTGCTGATCCTGCCCGACGGCGACTACACCGACATCTACCCCGAAAAAAGCCTGGACGCCCTGAAAGCCTGGGTGCGCGGCGGGGGCAAGCTCATTGCCCTGGAAGGCGCGGCGGGCTTTCTGGCCAACAAGAAGGATTTCCTGCTCAAAACCAAAGCCCCCGATACGACGAAAGCCAAGAACTCGTACCAGCTGCTGCGCCGCTACGCCGACGCCGAGCGCCAGCAAATCGGGGACCGGGTGCAGGGCAGCGTCTACCGTGTGCAGCTCGACAACTCCCACCCGCTGGCGTTTGGCTACGGCTCCACCTACTTCGCCCTGGTGCGCGACCCGCTCAACTACCGGTTTTTGCCCGAGGGCGGCTGGAACGTGGGCGTGTTGAAGCGCGACAACTACGCGGCCGGCTTTGTGGGCCGGGGCGCCCGTCGCAAGCTAACTGACACCTTCGTGCTGGGCACCCAGGAAATGGGCCGGGGCCAGGTGGTATACATGGCCGACAACCCGCTGTTTCGGGGCTTCTGGCAGGGCGGCAAGCTTCTGTTCGGCAACGCCCTGTTCCTGGTGGGGCAGTAAAACCCATATAAAAGCACAAAAAAAGCCCCCGTCATGGAAATGACGGGGGCTTTTTGCTCAATCACGCAATTGATTAATCAACTACGTCTTCCGCCTTGTTTTTCACGGCGGAGGCACCCTTCTTCACGGCGTGGCCGGTTTTCTGAGCACCTTTTTTCACTACGCTGCCGGTTTTCTTACCAGCGTACTTCACGTCTTCTTTGGTGTTGTAAGCAGCCTGGCCCGCCTTGGTGCGGCCCGAGCGGCTTTCTACCTTCACCGTGCCGTTGTCCCGAACTTCGGCCGTGGTTTTGGCGCCCGTCGAGTTGTCACGGATGGTGGTTTTATTGTCCTGGGCCTGCGCGGCGTACGAAAAGGCTACCATGCCCAGTAGCAGTGCTATCTTTTTCATGAGGAAAGTCGTTTGAAATAGGGTAATTCTAGGTCCTTATACGGGCTGGATAAAATAGGTTGTAGTTCGGCGTAAAGTCGAGCTTCAGGAAAAGGTTGAACCCTTCTTTATTGGCTAAGGGAGCAGCAGGGAACTGTCGCCGTAGCTGAGGAAACGGTAGTCGTGGGCCAGGGCGTGGTCGTAGATGCGGCGCCAGTCGGGGCCGATAAGTGCGGCGACGAGCAGCAGCAGGGTGCTTTCCGGCTGGTGGAAGTTAGTGACCAGGCCCTGCACCACCCGAAACGCGTAGCCGGGGGCAATCAGCAGCTGCGTCGTGGCCTGAATCGTGTCGGAGCCGGTGCGCTCCAGATAGTCGAGCAATGCCTGTAAGGCCTCGGGCATGGAAACTTCGGGGCCGCCTTCGTAGGGCTGCCACTGGGTTACCAGAAAGTCAGGGCTGCTGAGCGTGGGCTGCCGGGCCAGGCGGGCGCCCAGCCAGTAGAGGCTTTCCAGCGTGCGGAGGCTGGTGGTGCCCACGGCAATGATAGGGTGGGGGGCGTGGTGCAGCAGCTGGCGCAGCAGCGCGGCATTCACCGAAATCGGCTCGGCGTGCATGGGGTGGCCTTCCATCCGGTCGGCTTTCACGGGCTGAAACGTGCCGGCACCCACGTGCAAGGTCAGCTCGGCGGTGGCAATGCCCCGGCTCTTGAGTTCGGCGAATACTGCGTCGGAGAAGTGCAGGCCGGCCGTGGGCGCGGCTACGGCTCCCTCGTGGGCCGCGTACACGGTTTGGTAGCGCACGGCATCCACTTCCGTATCGGCCCGGTTCAGGTAGGGCGGCAGCGGCAAGTGGCCCGCCGCCCGCAGGATTTCGGCAAACGGCAGCTCGGCCGGCTGCCAGCTAAACTGAATCAGGGAGTAGCCCTCGGCCGTTTCGAGCCGCACGGCGCTGAGCACGGCGCTGTGCTCGTTCACGCTGAACTCGACCTGCACCGGCCCGGACTTCCAGCGTTTGCCGTTGCCCACCAGGCATTTCCAGACGCAGCCGCCGGTTTGCTGCATGGCCAGCTCCACCGAGCGGTGTGGCGCTACCGGCTCCAGGCAAAACAGCTCGACTACGCCGCCCGTGGGCTTCTGGCAAAACAGCCGGGCCCGCACCACCTTCGTGTTGTTGAACACCAGCAGCGCGTCGGCGGGCAGCTCCGCCGGCAGGTCGGTGAAGCGCTTGTCCTGCACCTGACCCCGGCGGTACACCAGCAGCTGCGACTGGTCCCGGTTGGGGAGGGGTTCGGGGGCAATGCGTCCGGCGGGAAGCTGGTAAGTGAAATCGTGGATGGAAAGCAGGCGCGGGTCGGGGAAAGCAGACATAGACCACAAAGGTAAGCGCCGACTGCGGGTTAATGCAGCGGCGCTGTACGAGTCGGACCCAAACCAGCTGCGGCTACGCTATTTCGCGCGCCGGAAAAACATCAGGTGCTGCTGGGGCAGGGTTTCCACGGTTTCGATAAACTCCAGGCCCACGGCCTTCATTTCCTTGCGGGCCTGCTCCACGCTCATCTTGTGAATGCGCTTAATGGGCACTTTGGTATCCTCGGCGCGGTATTCGGCCAGGGCCACGCGCCCGTTGGGCTTCAGCGCCGTCTTGATGGCGCGCATCATCTCCCGCGGGTGGTCAAACTCGTGGTAGGCATCCACAATCAGGGCCAGGTCGACGCTGTTGGCGGGCAGGTTGGGATTCTGCACCGTACCCAGCACGGGTTCCACGTTCGGGGCGTTGTTGCGGTCCTTGTTTTCCTGCAGGTAGGTTATCATTTCCGGCTGAATATCCACGGCCAGCACTTTGCCCTGCGGCACCAGCGGGCTCATCCGGAAAGAGAAGTAGCCGGTGCCGGCCCCGATGTCGGCCACCACGTCGGTGGGCTTCAGGCGCAGGGCTTTGAGCAGCACGTCGGTGCCCTCTTCCTGCTGCCGGCCCGAGCGTTCGAGCCAGTCGGCACCTTCGTGGCCCATGACGTGGGCAATCTGCCGACCCAGGTAGTAGCGGCTGATGCCGTTGGGGTCGGCCGGGGGGCGAATCTCGTAGCCGGTGGAGTCGGCCACCGGGGCCTGCCGGCGCTGTTCGCCGGCGGCGGCGGCGGTGCTTTCGGCCAGCGGCTGCGTGCAGGCCTGGGTCAGAACAATGCCCAGCACCCACGATGCCAGCGGTAAGGAAGAAGGAAGATTCATACGCACAGGTGCAAATAAACTCTGTTCGGGCAAACATCCATGCGCGTGGAAGGGTTCGTTCTGCCCTGCTACCCGTAACGCGGTATACGTCAGCTTATTTTATCCGGTCCGGTCTAGCGCTAGCCGGCGGCCCCGGAGTGCCGGCAGATAAAAATATAGCGTCCAAACGATAAAGTCGGGTCACTCTTTCTACTTTGGCCCGTAGAAAGCCTGTTTTCACCTTCTTTCATTCTTTCTCAACCCTATGAAACACGTATCCGGACTTCTACACAAGCTGACGGTAGTTGCTGCCGCTGTCGTTGCGCTCAGCAGCTGTAATCGGGCTGAATACGCCATGCTGCCCCAGACGTCTTCTTACCACGGCACCGAGCACCGGTCCGTTAGCATGAAGCCTGCGCCAGCCCCCGAAACGGCCGCTGCTCCGGCCGTGGTGGCTCCGGAAGCCCCGGCTGTAGCTGCTCAGCCAGCCCCCGCTACCCCAGCCGCCCCCGCCGCTCGCGCGGCGGCTCCGGCTACTACCGCTGCCGTGGCTACGCCGGCCCCCGCCGCCCGCAAGCTGAATCTGGTAGAGCGCGCCCTGGTAAGCAAAGTAGCCAAGCAGGCCGATAAGCTGGCCCGCAAAGCCCAGGTGAAAAAGCACAGCGAAACGGCCAGCGCCAACAAGCTCAGCGGCAACCTGCGCACGGGTATCATCCTGATTCTGGTCGGGTTGCTGATATCGTTGCTGAGCCCTATCAGCGGTATCTTTGGCCTGATCGGTGGTATTCTGGCCATCATCGGTATCGTCCTCATCATCCTGTACCTGCTCGACGAAATCTAGAAGAGCCTTCTTCGGTTTTCATTTGCTCAAGTACAAAAAAGCCCCACCCAGACATCTGGATGGGGCTTTTTTGTACTTGGTAAGGCCTGGAGTTACATGGGGTCCACGTCGGCTACGAGGCGGGCCTGCTTGAATTCCTTCTGGTCTTTTACCACGTTCATGGCTTCCAGTATCTGGGCCTTGGCGTGCTTGAGGACGGTGTGTTCCCGGTCGAGTTTGATGGTGATTTCCTGTAGGTAGAAGTTGCGAATCCGGAAAATGTAGGGGGCCTCGGGGCCCAGCACGGCCTCGCGCCCCAGGCGGAACACCAGTTCCTGGGTCAGCAGAATAGCGGCCTGCTCGGCCACCAGCTGATCCACGTGCTTTACCGTGAGCCGGATGACGCGCATGAAGGGCGGAAAGCCGTACTCGCGCCGCTGAGTTATTTCGTACTCGTAGAATTCGAGGTAGTCGTTGCGGATTACCTTGTCGAAAATCACCTGGGCCGGGTCGGCCGTCTGGATGATGACTTTGCCCTTCTTGCCCTTGCGCCCCGCCCGGCCACTCACCTGCACAAACATCTGGAACGCCCGCTCGTGGGCCCGGAAGTCGGGGTAGTGGATGATGCTGTCGGCGTTGATGATGCCCACCAGGCTCACGTTGGCGAAGTCCAGGCCCTTGGTCACCATCTGGGTGCCCACCAGCACGTTGGTCGTCTGCTGCTCGAAGTCGGCAATAATCTGCTGGTAGGAATTCTTGGCCCGGGTCGTGTCCAGGTCCATGCGCTGCACGTTTGCCTGCGGCAGCATGATCTTGAGGTCGTCCTCAATCTTCTCGGTGCCGAAGCCCACGGTTTTCAGGTTGCGCGAGCCGCAGGCGGGGCACTCCACCGGCATCCGGTCGTGGAAGCCGCAGTAGTGGCAGCGCAGCTCGTGGGCGTGCTTGTGGTAGGAGAGGCTCACGGCGCAGTTCTTACACTTCGGAATCCAGCCGCAGTCGAGGCAGGAAATGAAGGGCGAATAGCCGCGGCGGTTCTGAAACAGAATCACCTGCTCCTTCAGGCCCAGCTTCCGCTCAATCTCGCTGAGCAGTTCGGGGGTGAAGTGGTTGAGCATCTTCTTGGCCTCGCGCTGCTTGCGGGTGTCCACCAGCTCGATTTCGGGCAGACCGGCTTCGCCAAACCGCTTGCTGAGCGTGACCAGGCCCCAGCGCCCGGCCCGGGTCTGGTAGTAGGTTTCCACGGCCGGCGTGGCCGAGCCCAGCAGGGTTTTGGCCCCCTGGAAGTTGGCCATCATCAGGGCTACTTCGCGGGCGTTGTAGCGCGGCGAAGGGTCGTACTGCTTGTAGCTCGATTCGTGCTCCTCGTCCACGATGATGAGCGAAACGTTGTCGAAAGGCAGAAACACGGCCGAGCGCACGCCCACCACCACCTGGAAGCGGCCCGAGAGCACGCCATTCCACACTTCTACCCGCTCGTTGTCCGAGAACTTGGAGTGGTACACGCCCAGCCGGGTGCCGAACACGCGCATCAGGCGGGTGACAATCTGGGCCGTGAGGGCAATTTCGGGCAGCAGGTACAGCACCTGCCCGCCGCCTTCCAGCGCCTTGCGGATCAGCTCAATGTAGATTTCGGTTTTGCCCGCGCCCGTTACGCCGTGCAGCAACACGATGTCCTTTTCGCCGAACTGCCGGAGCACCTCGTCGTGGGCGGCCTGCTGGGCTTCGCTCAGCGTGAACGGCATCTTGGCCTCCGGCGAATCATCCAGCGGAAAGCGCGACACAATCACGTCGAACTGCTCCAGCACGCCGTTTTTGATCAGCGTATTCACCGCCGAAGGGGAGAGGTGGGGGCTGCTGGTCAGAGCCGCCTTTTCCATGCCCTGGTGGTTGCTATGCACGTTCTGGTACACCGGCACCCGCTGCAGGTAGCGCATCAGCACGTCGAGCTGCTTGGGCTTGCTGGCCATCTTGGCAAACAGCTCCTCCAGCACGTTTTCCTCTACAAAGTGGTGGGCCAGGCGCACTTTCTTCACCACTTTAGGCGAATACTTGTCGGCCAGGTGCTCAAACAGAAAGATGACGTCCTTCTGAATCAAGGATTTGATAACCTTGTGAAAGTTGGCGTTGCCGAGCAGGTCGCCCACCTCCGTAAACGTCAGCGCCTTGCCATCCTCGGAGCTGAGCACGGCCACGATTTTCTCTTCCTGCTCGCTGAGCGGGTAAGGGTTGTTTTCGGGCTCGAAGGCCGGGTGCAGCTGAATGCGCGACTCCGAGCTGAGCTTCAGGGCGGAAGGCAACGCGGCATTGATAACCTCGCCCAGGGTGCACATGTAGTAGTCGGCCATCCAGCGAAACAGCTTCAGCTGGGCCTGGGTCACTACGGGCGCGTCGTCGATAAACTCCAGGATATACTTGGCCTGGTACTGGGCTGGCGGCGTTTCGTGCACGGCGGCCACGATGCAGCTGAGCGTTTTCTTGGCCCCGAACTGCACAATCACGCGGCCCCCGATGACGACCTCGTCGTTCATCTCGTAGGGCACGCGGTAGGTATACAGCTTGGGCAGCGGCAGGGGCAGAATCACGTCCACGAACAGCGTGACGCGGTCGGCACCGGCGGCTTCCGGCTGGGCAAAGTCAAAGGAAAGGCTCAACGGACAGATCAGCTAACAACAGGACCGCAAAGGTAAGCCGAATTGCGGGCCGCAGGTTTCCCGGCCCAAACCATTTCCGCTTATCTGGGTCAGGACCAACGGATAAAAGTTGGTATCCAATACCAATTGACTACTGGCCGTGAATTGCAGCTCCGGCAGCCGCTGGTGCCACCTAGAGCCTACAGTTCCGGCCAGAAATGCAAAACCCGGCCACCAGGGCCGGGTTTTGGGTTATGATGCCGGGGGCGTTTCGTCGGCCGCCGGTTTTTTGCGGGGTGGCCGGCTGCGCTTCTTCGGGGCAGCTTTGGGCTCTTCCGCGGCGGGTGCCGTTTCCGGAGCCGGGGTGGGCACGGGGGCAGCAGCTTTGGGCGTGGCCTTTGCGCGGGGGGCGGCTTTTGCCCGGCTTCGTTTCTTGGGCTCGGGCTGGGCGGCTTCCGGTACGGCTTGCGGCGCTACCTCGTCCACCGAAACCGCAACGACGGGTGCTGTTTCTGCTTCCGGCGCAGCTGCCACCGGCGTGGCTGCCACTGGCGCAGCAGAAACGACTTCTGCCGGTACCGTAGCAGCTACTTCCACCGGGGCTATAGTGTCTGTCGGTACTGCTTCCACAGCTGGCGCTTCAGCTTCTGGAATAGGCTCGGCATACAGCGGAGCGGGCTTGCGGCGGGAGCTACGGGGCGGAGTGGTAATAATCCGGTCTTTCGTCGCCCGGGGCTTTTTCTCGGCCGGCTGCCGTGCCGCTTTGGTCCGGGTATACGGTTCGCGCTTCGGCTTCGGAGCTTGTTCCGACTCGGGTTCGTCCATTGGTTGTAGCCAGTCAACGTTCGGAGCGGCAACTGCAGCCCTGGGAACGGGGCGCGGCGTGGCTACCGGCGCGACCGGAACACTAGGAACCTCAATTTCCGGCGTGGTCACGGCCACTGGGGCCGGGGCCGGCTCTTCGAGCTGCACTGCCGCTTCGGGCGCCACGGGCTCAGCTGCTACCGGTGCTTCTTCCGCCGCCGGTGCGGCCACCTCTTCCTGCGTGGTAACGCTGCCGGCGGCTTCGGCTAGCTGCTGGGCATACAGCTGAGCCGCCTTCTTACGGGCCGTCCGCTTGGCGCCACCCCGGCTGCGGCGCTTCTTTTTAGGAAATGCCGGAGCTTCGGCGGCCAGCTCGTTGCCTTCGGGCTCGTCGTCGGCCGTTTCTTCTTCCTGATCTTCGTCCTCCTCGACTACTAACGGCGCTGCCGGCAAAGGCGCTGGGGTGCTGACGCGCGGCGCGGTAATGACAGGCGCCGCCTCGGCTTCTGCCCGACGTAGCGGCTGCTGCACCTCCCCGATATCAATGCGTTCCTCATCGTCGTCGGGCTCCGGTTCGGGTACTGCCTGCGGCTTGGGCAGGGGCAGCTCCGCCAGTTGCCGCTCTACTTCCGCTATTTCGGCCCGGATATCGGCTTGCCCAGCCAGCCGGTGCAGGCGGCCCAGGGTAGCTTCCAGAAACTCGCGGTGCTCCGGCGCCTCCGGATACAGCGGCCGGTGGCCCAGCGCCTGCCGCACCGACTCCCATTCCTTGCGGAAGCGCCCGAAAGCCGGGTCGAAGTACGTGCGGGTAAACCGTTCCCAGATGTAGTTCTCCGCCGTTTCGGACGGATGCAGCATGTCGGCCGCGTAGAAGCGGTAGTCGCGCAAATCGTCCAGCAGCAGCTCGTAGGCCGGAAAGTACGATACGTCGGGCAGCAGCTCGCTCAGGTAGTGGCAGGCCACGCGCAGCACCGACTTGCTGACCGAGTTCAGCGGCAGCGTATCTTTCAGGTGGCGCACCGGGCTTACCGTCAGAATAAAGCGCAGCTTGGGGTTGGCCCGCCGCAGGTAGGCGTGGGTTTCCGCCACGGCGTTGATAATCTCGTCGGGCGTCAGCAGCACTTTCTCGAACCGGTCGGCGGGCACCTTGTGACAGTTGTTCACCACCTCGTCGGTTTCCAGCAGCCGGTAGGCGTAGGCCGTGCCCAGCGTCAGGACCACCACGTCGGTTTGGGCCAGAAATGCGCCAACTTCCTGCAGCAGGCCCTGAATGCGCTGCAGCAAGGTCACGGGCGAATCGGCCCCGATGGTGGCGTGGAGGTCGTAGCTCTGCCAGCGGCCCCGGGCTTCCACCAGGTGCTGCTGCCAGTCCATGTCTTCGCCGGCGGCCGCGCGAAGCAGCTGGCACGCCGACAAAGGGTTGAATACGGTGCCAAACGGGTTGACCAGGGTCGATACCTTAGCCGCCGCCAGACGGCTCCCGATGGTATCCGAAAAGCAGGAGCCTACGGTCAGCACCCGGGTCGAGAGCGGCAGTTGGTGCGGGTGCGGCGTAAGCGGTAATTCAGTACGAAACATTCTTTAGATATAAGGCCTGACAACGGCCAACGAACAGGCAACCTACTCAACTCTGTTCTCTCAGCCAAAACGAGCCCCCGCGAAAAGTGCGGCGCAAGGGCCGGGAAAGCGGGCCGCCGGGCAGGCGGCACCTTTTGTCTTCCCACCGGTAAAGGTATACACCTCTCACCAAGAAGACGTTTCCCTTTTTCGATCTGTTCGGAACAGACCGGCGCTACCGGCTATAAAATTCCGGCTAGCAAATAGCAAAAAAGCCTGACTACCGCGGTAGTCAGGCTTTTCTTGTATCGAAGCGGCAGTAGCTTACTCAGCTACTACGTTGAAGCGCACCTGGTGCTTCACTTCTTTGTGCAGGTTGATGGTAGCCGTGTACTCACCAGCCGACGCAGGCTCCTGGTCGAAGGAGATACGCTTGCGGTCTACGTCTACGCCCTTGGCTTTCAGAGCCTCGGCCAGCTGCAGGGTGGTCACGCGGCCGAAAATCTTGCCGGTTTCGCCCACTTTGGCTTTGATTTCGAAAGCGGCATCCCCGATTTTGTCGGCAATGGCCTGCGCGTCACCTTTGATCTTGTCGGCTTTGTGAGCAGCCTGACGTACGTTCTCGGCAACGATCTTCTTGTTGGTCTTGTCGGCCAGCATGGCCAGACCCTGCGGCAGCAGGTAGTTACGGCCGTAGCCAGGCTTTACAGTAACGATGTCGTTCTTGTAGCCCAGGTTCTTTACGTCGTCTTTCAGAATTACTTCCATGTCAGTCTCTGTAAGAAAGGTTTACTTCAACGAATCGGTTACGTAGGGCATCAAGGCCAAGTGACGGGCTTTGGCCACGGCTTGGGCAATTTTGCGCTGGAATTTCAGGCTGGTGCCGGTGATACGACGGGGCAGAATGCGGCCCTGCTCGTTCACGAACTTCAGCAGGAAGTTCGGGTCTTTGTAGTCCACGTATTTAATGCCGTTCTTCTTGAAGCGGCAGTATTTCTTACGGGTATCCTGCTTGTGGATTTTCTCGTTGGCTAGGCTCATGGTCTTACTGGGCTACGGCTTCCGATTGTTTTTGGGCCTTCTGCTGGTTCATCTCGCCATTGCGACGACGCTGGCTGTAAGCCACCGCGTGCTTGTCGAGAACGGTCGTCAGGAAGCGGATGACACGCTCGTCGCGGCGGAACGCCAGCTCGAGTACGTCAACGATGTTACCTGAGCCAGTGAACTCCACCAGGAAATAGTATCCGGTGTTTTTCTTCTGGATGGGGTAAGCCAACTTCTTGAGGCCCCAGTTTTCGGAGTGGATAATGTCGGCGCTATTTTCCTTAAGCACCTGCGAGAACTTCTCGATCGTCTCTTGCACCTGCGTCTCGTTCAGCACGGGAGTCAGGATGAAGACCGTCTCGTAATTTCTTACTTCCATTAGACGGGATGAAAAAATTAAATGAAAAAATGAATCAGGGCGCAAAGATACTATTTATCCGGGGTTATACTCAAAGCCGGCTATAAATTTCTGTTTATCCGCGAAATAACTGCTTGAGTTAGAAGCAAAGCCAAACCTTTGAAGCTAAGACAAGTTAGCAGTAGGAGTAGTATTAATCGGGGAGGGGACAAGGCTCATGGGTGGAGGATCATCGTGTATTCCTATTATATAAGGAGACGCGCTGAACGGTTTTTAGAATGATTCTAAGCAAGCTGCCAGGGGCGAAAATTAGCTCGGGCAGGTTTGCGGTCTGCGTTTCCCGACCTACATTTGTGGCCTTGAAGTACCCCTGCCTTTCTTTTCCCCAGTCACATTGTGCTATGAATAGCATCCGACTTCGTCCACTTTCCCACTTCTTTCTAGCGCTGTTTCTGACATTTGCTGCCGTGGGTAATTCCACCGCCCAGCAAGGAGCAGCAGCCCCGGTTGCCACTGCACCGGAAGCTAGCAAGGATGGCGTGACGCCCGGCTCTACTGCCGCCGCCGCCCCAGCCGCCGCTGCGGGTGCTACCACTGGTGATGCCGCCGCTATTAGCGCCGGTGCCGCCCTCTTCACCCAGAACTGCGCCCAGTGCCACGCCATCAATGACGTGGTCGTGGGTCCCGCCCTGCGTGATATTACCAAGCGCCGGCCG
This window contains:
- the rplI gene encoding 50S ribosomal protein L9, producing the protein MEVILKDDVKNLGYKNDIVTVKPGYGRNYLLPQGLAMLADKTNKKIVAENVRQAAHKADKIKGDAQAIADKIGDAAFEIKAKVGETGKIFGRVTTLQLAEALKAKGVDVDRKRISFDQEPASAGEYTATINLHKEVKHQVRFNVVAE
- the rpsR gene encoding 30S ribosomal protein S18; translated protein: MSLANEKIHKQDTRKKYCRFKKNGIKYVDYKDPNFLLKFVNEQGRILPRRITGTSLKFQRKIAQAVAKARHLALMPYVTDSLK
- the rpsF gene encoding 30S ribosomal protein S6, giving the protein MEVRNYETVFILTPVLNETQVQETIEKFSQVLKENSADIIHSENWGLKKLAYPIQKKNTGYYFLVEFTGSGNIVDVLELAFRRDERVIRFLTTVLDKHAVAYSQRRRNGEMNQQKAQKQSEAVAQ